The following coding sequences lie in one Cryptococcus neoformans var. neoformans B-3501A chromosome 14, whole genome shotgun sequence genomic window:
- a CDS encoding hypothetical protein (Similar to gi|19112986|ref|NP_596194.1| hypothetical protein [Schizosaccharomyces pombe], FASTA scores: opt: 633, E(): 1.7e-34, (39.249% identity (69.966% similar) in 293 aa overlap (15-302:11-299)); HMMPfam hit to DcpS, Scavenger mRNA decapping enzyme (DcpS), score: 169.5, E(): 6.7e-48), with protein MSSGTPAPLEITPALLAGFEPERILSESTMTGSTFILGTLTGQQAIVHVQKTVVVGKYAQEAISTLENVKLLLENVPYYSAHAWTKPDPSNPDYVVKVICPATADHIKKYSIQERYVVRETAEIYEQVVKPYIEEMPVSKIGWVYEILEGRKEAERVYYRSEGDDGFVILPDLKWDETTKNALYLTCIVQDRSIKSLRDLKVSHISLLKNIREKAGAEASKRFGVDAGNLRLFVHYHPTYYHFHVHIVHIRHDNLFGQVAGQAHLLDDLISLLELSPADGPSLLAQKSFTYTLGVEHRLFPLMLKAGAVLGNSITTADAEAKAEPISITPVNPAVSTPSLGAAEPATDSDEPEAKRPRI; from the exons ATGTCCTCTGGAACTCCAGCTCCTCTCGAAATCACACCCGCCCTTCTTGCGGGCTTTGAGCCAGAGCGAATCCTCTCCGAGTCTACAATGACCGGCTCGACATTCATCCTCGGTACACTCACTGGACAGCAAGCTATTGTTCATGTCCAGAAGACTGTAGTGGTAGGAAAATATGCCCAGGAGGCCATCAGTACACTTGAAAATGTCAAGCTTCTACTTGAAAACGTTCCT TATTACTCTGCCCATGCGTGGACCAAGCCAGATCCGTCCAACCCCGATTATGTCGTCAAGGTCATCTGCCCTGCCACAGCAGATCATATCAAAAAGTACTCCATTCAGGAGCGTTACGTCGTTAGGGAAACTGCAGAGATTTATGAACAAGTCGTAAAGCCTTACATTGAGGAGATGCCTGTCTCTAAGATTGGATG GGTTTATGAAATACTTGAAGGCCGAAAGGAAGCCGAACGAGTCTACTATCGTTCTGAAGGTGATGACGGTTTCGTAATTCTCCCTGACTTGAAATGGGATGAGACCACGAAAAACGCTCTT TACCTTACATGTATCGTTCAAGACCGCAGCATTAAATCTCTCCGCGACTTGAAGGTATCGCACATTTCCCTTTTGAAGAACATTAGGGAGAAGGCTGGGGCCGAGGCTAGTAAAAGGTTTGGTGTGGACGCTGGGAATTTGAGGCTGTTCGTGCACTACCATCCCACTTATT ACCATTTCCACGTGCACATTGTGCATATCAGGCATGACAATCTCTTTGGTCAGGTCGCTGGTCAAGCTCATTTGCTCGACGATCTCATCTCTCTA CTCGAATTATCTCCTGCCGACGGCCCCTCACTTCTCGCCCAAAAATCATTCACCTACACACTCGGAGTCGAGCATAGGCTTTTCCCTCTCATGCTCAAAGCCGGTGCTGTTCTCGGCAATTCCATCACAACCGCCGATGCAGAGGCCAAAGCTGAGCCCATTTCTATCACCCCCGTGAACCCTGCCGTCTCAACCCCCTCTCTCGGTGCTGCTGAACCTGCCACTGACTCTGACGAGCCAGAGGCGAAGCGTCCCCGCATCTAA
- a CDS encoding hypothetical protein (Similar to gi|46098621|gb|EAK83854.1| hypothetical protein UM02684.1 [Ustilago maydis 521], FASTA scores: opt: 1342, E(): 5.8e-80, (53.846% identity (80.149% similar) in 403 aa overlap (26-426:23-419)); HMMPfam hit to PCI, PCI domain, score: 67.7, E(): 3.2e-17), producing MSVDTPTSEKLDQAASVFDKDPTTAERLYKEILQDDSQPGNEDLLRDKEVALIKLGTLYRDSSMLDKLSQLITDSRTFMSHIAKAKTTKLVNSKVRTLLDLFPQDSKDMQMKVIQENIDWARTEKRVFLRQSLEIKLINVLLDAEKYQEALTITQTLLKELKKFDDKIILTEVYLLESRAAHHMHNHALAKTALTSARTTANSVYCPPTLQAQLDLQSGVIMAEDKDYKTAYSYFFEAFEGFCQSAERDNRALSALKYMLLCKIMIGSPNDVFSLLSLKSAAPYIGKDVDAMKAIATALEERSLDLFKTALQNYSDQLQKDEIIRSHLSYLYDTLLEQNLIRVIEPYSAVELSWIASEVGQSLQVIEDKLSQMILDQKFCGILNERMGTLEVHDDYSNEGICSMALGTLKHISDVVNGLNDKAAQMV from the exons ATGTCCGTCGACACACCCACCTCTGAGAAACTCGACCAAGCGGCGAGTGTCTTTGACAAAGATCCGACCACTGCAGAGCGACTCTATAAGGAAATATTGCAAGATGACAGTCAAC CTGGAAACGAAGACCTTTTGAGAGACAAAGAGGTCGCTCTCATCAAGTTGGGCACTCTCTACAGAGATTCAAG CATGCTCGACAAGTTGTCTCAGTTGATAACGGACTCTAGAACTTTCATGTCACATATCGCAAAAGCCAAAACGACTAAGCTAG TCAATTCCAAAGTGCGCACACTCCTGGACCTTTTCCCTCAAGATTCAAAGGATATGCAGATGAAGGTCATTCAAGAGAATATAGACTGGGCCCGCACAGAAAAGAGGGTTTTCTTGCGCCAAAGCCTGGAGATAAAACTCATTAACGT CTTGTTGGATGCCGAGAAATACCAAGAGGCCTTGACTATCACCCAAACTCTTCTCAAAGAACTCAAAAAATTCGATGATAAGATTATCCTGACCGAGGTGTATTTATTGGAGTCGCGTGCTGCCCATCACATGCACAATCACGCGCTGGCGAAGACGGCACTAACCTCAGCTCGCACAACTGCCAACAGTGTATACTGTCCGCCTACGCTTCAGGCTCAACTTGACCTGCAATCTGGAGTTATCATGGCGGAGGACAAGGATTACAAAACAGCGTACTCCTACTTCTTTGAAGCCTTTGAAGGTTTCTGTCAATCCGCCGAGAGAGACAATAGAGCACTGAGCGCCTTGAAATACATGCTGTTGTGCAAGATTATGATCGGATCC CCTAACGACGTCTTCTCGTTGTTATCATTGAAAAGCGCCGCCCCCTACATAGGCAAAGATGTGGACGCGATGAAAGCAATTGCGACGGCTCTTGAGGAACGCAGTCTTGATCTTTTCAAGACAGCTCTGCAAAATTATTCCGACC AATTGCAGAAAGACGAAATCATTCGTTCCCATCTCTCTTATCTTTATGACACGCTCTTAGAACAGAATCTTATCAGAGTCATTGAACCCTATTCTGCAGTCGAACTGTCATGGATAGCTTCAGAAGTGGGGCAGAGCCTGCAAGTCATTGAAGACAA GTTGAGTCAAATGATTTTGGACCAAAAGTTCTGTGGTATTTTGAATGAACGCATGGGTACTCTCGAAGTTCATGATGATTATTCAAATGAG GGGATTTGTTCAATGGCGTTGGGCACTCTGAAGCATATCAGCGACGTTGTGAATGGCCTAAATGATAAG GCCGCGCAGATGGTTTAA
- a CDS encoding hypothetical protein (Match to EST gb|CF184857.1|CF184857; Similar to gi|46100814|gb|EAK86047.1| hypothetical protein UM05644.1 [Ustilago maydis 521], FASTA scores: opt: 878, E(): 1.7e-49, (47.508% identity (72.425% similar) in 301 aa overlap (1-297:1-290)); HMMPfam hit to ADH_zinc_N, Zinc-binding dehydrogenase, score: 111.6, E(): 1.9e-30): MSATQLPEIMDAILFKHPYKVAVEQVPTPKLQTEGDVIIKVHLAGLCGSDLHLYRAKEDAGKDYTMGHEVVGTIVQKGKEVNSFNVGDIVAVPFTISCGKCYYCSTSHTARCTSSALFGTPSLPGCQATYVRVPLAASCLLLKPPQLPEELMLLMADILPTGYSAAWNAWRLLDRGGERGGKGEKKDICVVVGCGPVGLCAITSAQTLFSKVFAVDPTPARRELAIKHGATALVPGELQSAVMAATEGRGADAVLEVVGNQGAFDTALSIVRPYGAVSSVGVHAGELKIDGGLLYDKK, encoded by the exons ATGTCCGCCACACAGTTGCCAGAAATCATGGATGCCATCTTGTTCAAACATCCCTACAAAGTTGCGGTCGAACAGGTCCCGACTCCCAAGTTGCAGACCGAAGGAGATGTCATCATCAAGGTTCATCTCGCTGGACTTTGTG GCTCCGATCTACACCTTTACAGGGCTAAAGAAGATGCTGGGAAAGACTATACTATGGGACATGAGGTTGTGGGAACCATTGTCcaaaagggcaaggaagtGAACAGCTTCAATGTGGGGGATATTGTAGCTGTACCTTTTACCATCTCATGCG GGAAATGCTATTACTGCTCAACCTCCCACACCGCCCGATGCACTTCCTCAGCCTTGTTCGGtactccttcccttccgGGTTGCCAGGCCACCTATGTTCGTGTCCCTCTTGCGGCATCTTGTCTTTTACTCAAGCCTCCACAACTGCCTGAAGAGTTGATGCTTTTGATGGCAGATATCTTGCCCACGGGATACAGTGCGGCTTGGAACGCTTGGAGACTTCTTGATCGGGGAGGGGAGCgtggtggaaaaggagagaagaaggatattTGCGTTGTGGTTGGGTGTGGGCCT GTCGGCCTTTGTGCCATAACTTCTGCGCAAACACTCTTTTCCAAAGTCTTTGCCGTCGATCCTACGCCTGCCCGCCGAGAGTTGGCTATCAAGCACGGAGCTACCGCTCTTGTTCCTGGCGAACTGCAATCAGCCGTCATGGCTGCCACCGAAGGTCGTGGTGCTGATGCCGTTCTGGAGGTTGTGGGCAATCAAGGGGCCTTCGATACTGCCTTGAGCATTGTTAGGCCTTACGGAGCCGTCAGCAGTGTGGGGGTGCATGCCGGGGAGCTCAAGATTGATGGTGGTTTGTTGTATGACAAGAAGTGA